One Acetobacter ghanensis DNA window includes the following coding sequences:
- the nrdR gene encoding transcriptional regulator NrdR — MRCPFCGNPDSQVKDSRPNEEGSAIRRRRACLSCGQRFTTVERVQLRELVVVKQDGRRAPFDRDKISRSIRIALRKRPVSDEQMEQIVTGVVRQLEASGDTEVASSRIGELAMDALKEVDGVGYVRFASVYRDFTEARDFSEILTLMESKTKPDEQKD; from the coding sequence ATGCGTTGCCCTTTTTGCGGGAACCCGGATAGTCAGGTCAAGGATAGTCGACCTAATGAGGAAGGGTCGGCCATCCGGCGGCGTAGGGCGTGCCTGTCTTGCGGGCAGCGCTTTACCACTGTGGAGCGCGTGCAACTACGCGAACTGGTGGTTGTTAAGCAGGATGGGCGGCGCGCGCCGTTCGACCGGGACAAAATTTCCCGTTCCATTCGTATCGCACTACGCAAACGCCCCGTGTCGGATGAGCAGATGGAGCAGATCGTAACCGGTGTCGTGCGTCAGCTTGAGGCTTCTGGGGATACGGAGGTCGCTTCCTCCCGGATTGGGGAGTTAGCAATGGATGCGCTGAAGGAAGTGGATGGCGTGGGCTACGTCCGTTTTGCCAGCGTGTACCGTGACTTCACGGAAGCGCGGGATTTTTCTGAAATCCTGACCCTGATGGAAAGCAAAACCAAGCCGGACGAACAAAAAGACTAG
- a CDS encoding copper chaperone PCu(A)C, protein MKTCYQAMLASMVMISLTAAPHAHAADQQPIPGQADAQKDIAISDISLHLPAKAGAEQPELYFTLTNNGHTTHLLTGVVSSACGRLIGYHTDQENTPGTRHLFQHMALPETTTLVFASAGYHMLCVAPVAQAMTQPNVQVTFQFLGGSSKTVSAPVTSAPQ, encoded by the coding sequence ATGAAAACCTGCTACCAAGCCATGCTGGCCAGTATGGTCATGATCAGCCTGACTGCCGCACCCCACGCACATGCCGCGGACCAGCAGCCCATTCCCGGTCAGGCCGATGCCCAGAAAGATATCGCCATTTCCGATATCTCCCTTCACCTCCCTGCCAAGGCGGGAGCAGAACAGCCAGAACTTTATTTTACATTGACCAATAACGGCCATACAACCCACCTCCTGACGGGGGTTGTCTCATCCGCCTGCGGCAGACTGATTGGTTACCATACTGATCAGGAGAACACCCCTGGCACACGACACCTTTTCCAGCATATGGCTCTGCCAGAAACCACAACTTTGGTGTTTGCCAGCGCTGGGTACCATATGCTGTGCGTGGCCCCTGTTGCGCAGGCCATGACCCAACCCAACGTGCAGGTTACATTCCAGTTTCTGGGTGGGTCCAGCAAAACTGTTTCTGCCCCAGTAACATCCGCCCCCCAATAA
- the glpK gene encoding glycerol kinase GlpK, with protein MTKKDCVLAIDQGTTSTRSIVFDRDANELAAARQEFPQHYPNAGWVEHCPEDIWNDVLNTAKAALEQSGAKDRVAGIGITNQRETIVVWERSTGKPIHRAIVWQDRRTASVCQQLRDEGAEALVRARTGLLLDPYFSATKLAWLLDNVEGARARAEKGELAFGTIDSFLLWRLTGGKVHATDATNASRTMLFDIHRQQWDQDLLALFRVPAALLPEVRDSSALYGETDPALFGRPIPIAGIAGDQQAAVVGQACFSPGMAKATYGTGCFLLLNTGDKPVESRNRMLTTVAYRLNGKPTYALEGSIFVAGAAIKWLRDGLHLITHASQTDDMATRVPHSHGVYMVPGFVGLGAPHWDPDARGLICGLTLDATAAHIARAALESVAYQTLDLVSAMVQDGGGTTESIRVDGGMSANDWYCQFLADMLQAKVERPRNVETTALGAGFLAGIATGVWENETTVAAEWARGSLFEPKMDSTQRRTMIAGWHQAVKRTLSTYTGG; from the coding sequence ATGACCAAAAAAGATTGTGTTCTGGCGATTGATCAGGGAACAACCTCAACCCGCAGCATTGTTTTTGACCGGGACGCCAACGAACTGGCTGCGGCGCGGCAGGAGTTCCCTCAGCATTATCCCAATGCCGGATGGGTGGAACATTGCCCGGAAGATATCTGGAATGATGTGCTGAACACAGCCAAGGCAGCGCTGGAGCAGAGTGGTGCCAAGGACCGCGTTGCAGGGATTGGGATTACCAACCAGCGCGAGACCATAGTTGTGTGGGAGCGTAGCACCGGCAAGCCTATTCATCGGGCTATTGTCTGGCAGGACCGCCGGACGGCCAGTGTGTGCCAGCAACTGCGGGATGAGGGGGCGGAAGCTTTGGTGCGTGCGCGCACGGGGCTGCTGCTGGACCCTTATTTTTCTGCTACAAAGCTGGCGTGGCTTCTGGACAATGTGGAAGGCGCCCGTGCCCGTGCCGAAAAAGGCGAACTGGCCTTCGGGACCATTGATTCGTTTCTTCTGTGGCGTCTGACAGGGGGCAAGGTTCATGCAACCGATGCCACCAATGCCTCACGCACCATGCTGTTTGATATTCATCGCCAACAGTGGGATCAGGACCTGCTGGCCCTGTTCCGTGTTCCTGCGGCACTTCTGCCCGAAGTTCGGGATAGCAGCGCTCTGTATGGCGAGACAGACCCAGCTCTGTTTGGGCGGCCTATTCCGATTGCAGGCATTGCGGGCGATCAGCAGGCTGCTGTGGTGGGGCAGGCCTGTTTTTCTCCCGGTATGGCTAAGGCTACATACGGCACGGGCTGCTTTTTGCTGCTGAACACTGGCGATAAACCCGTGGAATCCCGTAATCGCATGTTGACCACCGTTGCCTACCGCCTGAATGGTAAGCCGACCTATGCGCTCGAAGGGTCTATTTTTGTGGCAGGTGCCGCTATTAAATGGCTGCGTGACGGCCTGCACCTGATTACCCATGCCTCCCAGACGGATGACATGGCGACCCGCGTGCCCCATAGCCACGGTGTCTATATGGTGCCGGGGTTTGTCGGCCTTGGCGCACCGCATTGGGACCCGGATGCGCGCGGTTTGATCTGTGGCCTGACACTAGATGCAACAGCGGCTCATATCGCCCGTGCCGCACTTGAATCCGTGGCCTATCAGACGCTGGATCTGGTGAGCGCCATGGTGCAGGACGGTGGTGGCACGACCGAGAGCATCCGTGTGGATGGAGGCATGTCGGCCAATGACTGGTATTGCCAGTTCCTCGCCGACATGTTGCAGGCCAAGGTCGAACGGCCTCGCAACGTGGAAACAACGGCTCTGGGTGCCGGGTTCCTTGCTGGCATTGCAACCGGTGTGTGGGAGAACGAAACAACCGTGGCGGCAGAATGGGCGCGCGGCTCTTTGTTTGAACCCAAAATGGACAGCACACAGCGGCGCACCATGATTGCGGGTTGGCATCAGGCTGTTAAGCGGACTCTCAGCACGTATACAGGGGGCTAA
- a CDS encoding MIP/aquaporin family protein has protein sequence MDKVKNPLWGELIAECLAVLIIILVGDSVAAMYTLYDPSPYQLSYWGVAITWGLGVTLAIYVTGAVSGTHANPAVTLALACYRGFSWRKVLPYWGAQVCGGFLGACLVYALYGSVIAHYAQAHHLDFVHDGAAAGVFFTHPGEFVTPLHALLNETILTAFLVLGIFAVTCQYNTAAPQANSGALIIGLLVAIIGASSGYLEGWAINPARDFGPRLFCYVAGWGQAALPSPQNYWWVPVVGPLAGGVIGATIYQTLLRPFMPALGRQSTPAAD, from the coding sequence ATGGATAAGGTTAAGAACCCACTGTGGGGCGAGTTAATAGCAGAGTGTCTGGCTGTTCTGATTATCATTCTGGTGGGTGATTCAGTGGCAGCCATGTACACCCTGTATGACCCCAGCCCCTACCAGTTGTCGTACTGGGGGGTGGCTATTACGTGGGGACTGGGCGTTACGCTGGCCATTTATGTGACCGGGGCTGTTTCAGGCACACATGCCAATCCGGCAGTTACGTTGGCATTAGCATGTTATCGCGGTTTTTCATGGCGCAAGGTGTTGCCTTACTGGGGGGCGCAGGTTTGTGGCGGCTTTTTGGGGGCTTGTCTGGTTTATGCCCTGTATGGTTCGGTTATCGCCCATTATGCGCAGGCTCATCATCTGGATTTTGTGCATGATGGTGCCGCCGCGGGTGTGTTCTTCACCCATCCGGGTGAGTTTGTAACGCCCCTGCATGCGCTGCTGAATGAAACAATCCTGACAGCTTTTCTGGTCCTCGGTATTTTTGCGGTGACCTGCCAGTACAATACGGCAGCACCGCAAGCAAATTCCGGTGCGCTGATTATTGGGCTGCTTGTTGCCATTATTGGCGCATCTTCGGGCTATCTGGAAGGGTGGGCCATTAACCCCGCGCGTGATTTTGGACCGCGCCTGTTCTGCTATGTTGCAGGGTGGGGGCAGGCAGCTCTTCCTTCTCCTCAGAATTATTGGTGGGTGCCTGTTGTCGGTCCGCTGGCAGGTGGGGTAATTGGTGCCACAATTTATCAGACGCTGCTGCGTCCGTTCATGCCCGCTCTGGGCCGTCAATCCACTCCTGCGGCAGACTGA